One Streptococcus sp. S1 DNA window includes the following coding sequences:
- a CDS encoding CapA family protein produces MLEKWENVKGTIKTMGKELSAAFDWAFDRLFSRIQLTNEQFVYVLLSVVFIVANAILWVQKFQGFPITATERPEVVYKAKTPADQIPHTARIMANGDQLYHDLLYMSAQKEDGSYDFHENYEYVKPWLQKADLALGDFEGTINPNYYLSGYPLFNAPSEVVPAIKDAGYDVMDLGHNHILDSGLDGVYSTAKAFEDVGITPVGVYTHEKRGQAPLVIKEVNGIKIAILAYAYGFNGMETTLTPEEQADVLSDLDEERMKAEIQKAEQEADITIVMPQMGIEYQLEPTEEQKELYHKMVSWGADIVFGGHPHVVEPAEVVNKDGQNKLIIYSMGNFLSNQRLETMGDVETAQWTERGVLMDVTIEKVGRKTKIKTATAHPTWVSRTPKGTYSPEGYELYKYQTYILEDFIPDGKYRDKLDEETKERVDTAYREMKEHVHLDWPQSGKE; encoded by the coding sequence ATGTTAGAGAAGTGGGAGAATGTGAAAGGGACCATCAAAACGATGGGAAAAGAGTTGTCAGCGGCCTTTGATTGGGCTTTTGATCGTCTCTTTTCAAGGATTCAGCTGACCAATGAACAGTTTGTCTATGTGCTCTTGTCAGTCGTTTTTATCGTGGCCAATGCCATCTTGTGGGTGCAAAAGTTCCAAGGCTTTCCGATCACCGCAACGGAACGGCCAGAGGTTGTGTACAAGGCCAAAACACCGGCTGATCAGATTCCTCATACAGCTCGAATCATGGCGAATGGAGACCAGCTCTATCATGATTTGCTTTATATGAGCGCGCAAAAAGAAGATGGAAGCTATGATTTTCATGAAAATTATGAGTATGTCAAACCCTGGCTACAAAAAGCGGATCTAGCCTTGGGTGATTTTGAGGGAACCATTAACCCGAATTACTATTTGTCAGGTTATCCTCTCTTTAATGCACCAAGCGAAGTCGTACCAGCCATCAAGGATGCTGGTTATGATGTCATGGATTTGGGACACAACCATATCTTGGATTCAGGCCTAGATGGGGTCTATTCGACAGCCAAGGCCTTTGAAGATGTAGGCATCACACCTGTCGGTGTCTACACGCATGAAAAGAGAGGGCAAGCTCCCTTGGTGATCAAGGAAGTGAATGGCATCAAGATTGCTATTCTAGCCTATGCTTACGGCTTTAATGGGATGGAAACGACCCTCACTCCAGAAGAGCAAGCAGATGTCTTGTCTGATCTGGATGAAGAGCGGATGAAGGCGGAGATCCAAAAGGCAGAGCAAGAGGCCGATATTACTATTGTCATGCCCCAGATGGGAATCGAGTACCAGTTGGAGCCGACAGAAGAGCAAAAAGAGCTCTACCATAAGATGGTTTCTTGGGGAGCTGATATTGTCTTTGGCGGACATCCCCATGTTGTAGAGCCTGCTGAAGTGGTCAATAAAGATGGTCAAAACAAGCTCATCATCTACTCGATGGGGAATTTCCTTTCTAATCAGCGTCTGGAAACCATGGGGGACGTGGAGACTGCCCAGTGGACAGAGCGAGGAGTCTTGATGGATGTGACCATCGAAAAGGTCGGTCGCAAGACAAAGATTAAGACAGCGACTGCTCATCCAACCTGGGTTAGTCGAACTCCGAAGGGGACCTATTCTCCTGAAGGCTATGAGTTGTACAAGTACCAGACCTATATTTTGGAAGATTTTATCCCGGATGGCAAATACCGCGACAAGTTGGATGAGGAGACCAAGGAGAGAGTGGACACGGCTTACCGAGAAATGAAGGAACATGTTCACTTGGACTGGCCTCAGAGTGGAAAGGAATAG
- a CDS encoding MutS-related protein, which translates to MEGNVNWLPLWILGLMVVIWATKFLTAIRLKQKLKKSWDGAPFFRKKDTEESLIDSLAYPAKGRTIDSQVDDQTWHDLALDAVFDQLNYTQSSLGAEALYQKMRLLEFQPQDQLHDLEAFFEEHPDLRLKVQVIFNQLGKKNHNMARSIVANPGKHYAGLPLYIALACLPILCLFAIPFEPVGAITLLVISVIFNIVFSSLRNWSNKIRLDNVSYLVRIFASAERLSHLALPQQEALKQAVKPFKKTRILASVLQSPTGTSEMEIILLYLNVLFLLPQIAQVYIYNQVKAHQKEAQKLLDLLGEMEVAISLLRHKRDLEVVCQPVYTETGGIEGETLYHPLLSNPIANDVHFQKNMVISGDNASGKSTYLKTVAINAILAQGLGFAYGETLALPYGHVLTAMDVSDDIEVGDSYFITESKAILRMIQHLKKPGFHYFFIDELFKGTNTIERIGSGLGIVRWLAAQNCLYMISSHDIELVAASGEVNDNYHFDSRYVDGKIVFDYQIKPGSAVTKNAVNTLESLHYPEEITQTAKDLIDQYEETGHWSLKEIEKE; encoded by the coding sequence ATGGAAGGAAATGTAAACTGGCTCCCACTTTGGATCCTAGGATTGATGGTGGTGATTTGGGCAACCAAATTTCTCACGGCTATCCGCCTCAAGCAAAAGCTGAAAAAATCTTGGGATGGAGCGCCTTTCTTTCGTAAGAAAGATACAGAAGAAAGTTTGATAGACAGTCTGGCTTATCCAGCTAAAGGCAGGACGATCGATAGCCAAGTGGATGATCAGACCTGGCATGATTTGGCTTTGGATGCGGTCTTTGATCAGCTCAATTACACCCAATCGAGCCTTGGGGCAGAAGCCCTCTATCAAAAAATGCGCCTGCTGGAATTCCAGCCTCAGGATCAGCTTCATGACTTAGAAGCCTTCTTTGAAGAGCATCCGGATTTGCGGCTCAAGGTTCAGGTCATTTTCAACCAACTGGGCAAGAAGAACCACAACATGGCGCGTAGCATTGTCGCAAATCCTGGCAAGCATTATGCAGGTTTGCCCCTCTATATAGCCTTGGCCTGTCTTCCAATCCTCTGTCTCTTTGCCATTCCCTTTGAGCCAGTTGGGGCGATTACCCTCTTGGTGATCAGTGTGATCTTTAATATCGTCTTTTCAAGTTTGCGCAATTGGTCCAATAAAATCCGCCTGGACAATGTTAGCTACCTGGTCCGCATCTTTGCTTCGGCAGAACGCTTGAGCCATCTAGCCTTGCCACAACAAGAAGCACTCAAGCAGGCAGTCAAACCCTTTAAGAAAACGCGGATCCTTGCCAGTGTCTTGCAGAGTCCAACGGGGACTTCTGAGATGGAAATTATTCTCCTCTACCTCAATGTCCTCTTTTTACTCCCGCAGATCGCTCAGGTTTATATTTACAATCAGGTGAAGGCTCATCAAAAAGAGGCCCAGAAGCTTCTGGATCTGCTAGGGGAGATGGAGGTCGCTATTAGTCTCTTGCGCCATAAGCGAGATCTAGAAGTGGTCTGTCAGCCAGTCTATACAGAGACGGGTGGGATTGAAGGTGAGACGCTCTATCATCCCTTGTTGTCCAATCCGATTGCAAATGATGTGCATTTTCAAAAAAATATGGTCATCAGTGGGGACAATGCGTCTGGGAAATCAACCTATTTGAAGACCGTCGCTATCAATGCTATTCTGGCTCAAGGGCTGGGCTTTGCCTATGGAGAAACCTTGGCCCTGCCTTACGGTCATGTCCTAACGGCTATGGATGTAAGCGATGATATTGAAGTTGGAGATAGCTACTTTATCACTGAAAGTAAAGCTATTTTGCGTATGATTCAGCATCTGAAAAAGCCTGGTTTTCACTACTTCTTTATTGACGAGCTCTTTAAGGGGACCAATACCATCGAGCGGATCGGATCAGGCCTTGGAATTGTCCGCTGGTTGGCTGCCCAAAACTGCCTCTACATGATTTCCAGTCATGATATTGAGCTGGTCGCAGCCTCTGGTGAGGTCAATGATAATTACCATTTTGACAGTCGCTATGTGGACGGCAAGATCGTCTTTGACTACCAGATCAAGCCAGGATCAGCCGTAACCAAGAATGCGGTCAATACTCTAGAAAGCTTGCATTATCCAGAGGAGATTACGCAAACAGCCAAGGACTTGATTGACCAGTATGAAGAGACGGGGCACTGGTCTTTGAAAGAAATTGAAAAAGAATGA